A DNA window from Candidatus Neomarinimicrobiota bacterium contains the following coding sequences:
- the gyrB gene encoding DNA topoisomerase (ATP-hydrolyzing) subunit B — MSEQPNVEETQYGAEKITVLKGLEAVRKRPAMYIGDVGRRGLHHLVYEVVDNSVDEAMAGYCNRITVTFNKDGSVSVEDNGRGIPVDIHKEEKIPALEVVMTILHAGGKFDKSTYKVSGGLHGVGVSVVNALSERLVADIKRDGHNHSQSYERGKPTSSVKKGSPTKNSGTKITFMPDTSVFNTIKFEHEIISERLRELAYLNKNLEIILRDDRDDREEGTEETRFKYTGGLSDFVKYLDENNNPIHNKIITVNKTGGEVPVEVAMRYSNTYNDNILTFVNNINTIEGGTHLSGFRSALTRAMNNHATKNNLIKTKKNEKISLSGEDFREGLTAIISVKVAEPQFEGQTKTKLGNGDVKGIVDTAVYEGILDFLEQNPSIGRRVIEKALLASRSRSAARKARELIRRKSALGGSSLPGKLADCSNRDPAFCELYLVEGDSAGGSAKQGRDRRTQAILPLRGKVINSEKARIDKLLSNNEVQSMITALGAGFGGSEEDSGEKSPGDLDIEKLRYHKIIIMTDADVDGSHIRTLLLTFFYRKMKEVIEGGYLYLALPPLYRVAQGKKEAYAYDDNERDLIVERMQKDNKNTKVSLQRYKGLGEMNPAQLWETTMDPERRTLMQVTVESALEAAETFQNLMGSDVEARRTFIEKNAKFVVNLDV, encoded by the coding sequence ATGAGTGAACAACCAAACGTGGAAGAAACGCAATACGGCGCTGAAAAAATTACGGTTCTAAAGGGGCTTGAAGCTGTAAGAAAGCGCCCGGCAATGTATATTGGCGATGTCGGTCGTCGTGGATTGCACCACCTGGTTTATGAGGTTGTTGATAATAGTGTGGACGAAGCAATGGCCGGGTACTGTAATCGAATCACCGTTACTTTTAATAAAGATGGTTCTGTTTCTGTCGAGGATAATGGCAGGGGCATACCCGTTGATATTCATAAAGAGGAAAAAATCCCCGCACTTGAAGTCGTAATGACCATTCTACACGCCGGAGGAAAGTTTGATAAGAGCACATATAAGGTTTCCGGCGGGCTTCATGGCGTTGGAGTTTCTGTTGTAAATGCGCTGAGCGAGCGGCTGGTTGCGGACATTAAAAGAGATGGCCACAATCACAGCCAATCATACGAAAGAGGAAAGCCAACATCTTCGGTGAAAAAAGGATCCCCCACAAAAAACTCTGGCACAAAAATTACATTTATGCCGGACACTAGCGTGTTTAATACAATTAAATTTGAACACGAAATTATTTCAGAGCGGTTAAGAGAGCTTGCGTATTTAAACAAAAATCTCGAGATAATTCTCAGAGACGATAGAGACGACAGAGAAGAGGGAACAGAAGAAACTCGCTTTAAATATACAGGGGGTTTGAGCGATTTTGTAAAATATTTGGACGAAAACAACAACCCCATCCATAATAAAATAATTACGGTAAACAAAACCGGGGGAGAGGTTCCGGTCGAGGTGGCGATGCGATACAGCAACACCTATAATGATAATATCCTGACCTTTGTAAACAATATTAATACAATCGAGGGCGGTACACACTTGTCTGGTTTTCGGTCTGCACTAACCCGCGCCATGAACAACCATGCGACCAAAAACAACCTCATAAAAACAAAGAAAAACGAAAAGATATCATTGTCTGGTGAAGATTTTCGCGAAGGATTAACCGCCATTATAAGCGTAAAGGTTGCTGAGCCCCAATTTGAGGGACAAACCAAAACAAAACTTGGAAATGGCGATGTTAAAGGAATTGTGGATACGGCAGTTTATGAGGGGATCTTAGACTTTCTTGAACAAAACCCCTCTATTGGCAGGCGCGTTATAGAAAAAGCGCTGCTGGCTTCTCGAAGTCGGTCTGCCGCAAGAAAAGCGCGAGAGCTAATCCGGCGGAAAAGCGCACTTGGGGGATCATCTCTACCCGGAAAACTTGCTGATTGTTCAAATCGAGACCCCGCTTTTTGCGAACTTTATCTGGTTGAGGGCGACTCTGCGGGCGGATCCGCAAAGCAGGGGCGCGACAGGAGAACACAAGCAATTTTACCTCTTCGCGGAAAAGTTATCAACTCAGAAAAAGCTAGAATCGACAAACTGCTTTCAAATAACGAAGTTCAATCTATGATAACAGCGCTAGGCGCCGGCTTTGGCGGGTCAGAAGAAGATAGCGGTGAAAAATCACCTGGAGATTTAGATATTGAAAAACTTCGATATCACAAAATCATTATTATGACTGACGCAGATGTTGACGGCTCACACATTCGCACACTTTTATTAACATTCTTCTATAGAAAAATGAAAGAAGTTATTGAGGGTGGGTATTTATATCTTGCTTTGCCACCGCTTTATCGTGTTGCCCAAGGCAAAAAAGAAGCCTACGCCTATGATGACAACGAAAGAGACTTAATCGTTGAGAGAATGCAAAAAGATAATAAAAATACAAAAGTATCATTACAGCGCTACAAAGGGTTGGGGGAGATGAATCCGGCCCAACTTTGGGAAACAACGATGGACCCCGAACGAAGAACTTTGATGCAGGTAACCGTTGAGAGCGCGTTAGAGGCGGCAGAAACGTTTCAAAACCTAATGGGCAGCGACGTTGAGGCCAGAAGAACCTTCATTGAAAAAAACGCGAAATTTGTCGTTAATCTGGACGTTTAA
- a CDS encoding DUF721 domain-containing protein — translation MQSLKTALNIFLTKSGLEKGVKQEKAVLTWKEAVGETIAEQAVAEKAEHGVLFVRVSSPTWRQELQLKKTEILNQVNSLAGFRAIKDIKFL, via the coding sequence ATGCAGTCCTTAAAAACAGCCCTAAATATATTTTTGACAAAATCGGGGCTAGAAAAAGGCGTAAAACAGGAGAAGGCGGTTTTGACGTGGAAAGAGGCTGTTGGAGAAACAATTGCAGAACAGGCAGTAGCAGAAAAAGCAGAGCACGGCGTTTTGTTTGTTCGGGTATCCTCTCCAACATGGAGGCAAGAACTTCAATTGAAAAAAACCGAAATTTTAAACCAAGTAAACAGTTTGGCGGGGTTTAGGGCAATTAAGGATATAAAATTTTTATGA
- the dnaN gene encoding DNA polymerase III subunit beta yields MKISTSKTELQSALQKLSKATPTRSTLPILTSVLFDAQESGTVLRTTDLEIAIVVSLPASLEEPGSCAIPIQPLVEITNALPETRITFSVDGSNKVKMSTEVGEYDLSGKPSEEFPALPDVDNRKAAGIKGSILREIIHTNLFAVSQDELKPSLTGVLFRFGENILTAVSTDGHRLVRYIRNDYESKEFQGDVVIPKKFLNMISNIIPAEETIQVWMGDSHMTLSIGSDTYFTRIIDERFPDYESVIPKENDKTVTANRESLLSGVKRVSIFSNRSTHQIALNIQEGKALLTTEDPERASKAKEELDVELSGEAVTVGYNANYLKDVLSHIGTEDIRIELKSSISAGLFFPETQEKDSELTMLLMPIRLSD; encoded by the coding sequence ATGAAAATTTCCACATCCAAAACCGAACTGCAGTCAGCCCTTCAAAAGCTATCTAAGGCGACACCCACGAGATCTACCTTGCCAATACTAACTTCGGTATTATTTGATGCTCAAGAAAGCGGAACGGTATTAAGAACCACAGATTTAGAAATTGCAATTGTTGTTTCTTTACCAGCCAGTTTAGAAGAACCTGGATCTTGTGCTATTCCAATTCAACCATTAGTTGAAATAACAAACGCATTGCCCGAGACCCGTATAACATTTTCTGTGGATGGGTCTAATAAGGTAAAAATGTCAACAGAGGTTGGTGAATACGATTTGTCCGGCAAACCATCCGAAGAATTCCCCGCGCTTCCTGATGTGGACAATAGGAAAGCAGCTGGAATTAAGGGATCAATTCTTAGAGAAATAATTCATACCAATCTTTTTGCAGTTAGCCAAGATGAGCTCAAGCCCTCTCTTACGGGTGTTTTGTTTAGATTTGGAGAAAACATCTTAACTGCAGTCTCTACTGATGGGCACAGACTGGTAAGGTATATTAGGAATGACTATGAGTCTAAAGAATTTCAGGGAGACGTTGTTATCCCTAAAAAATTTCTGAATATGATTTCAAATATTATTCCGGCAGAAGAAACGATTCAAGTGTGGATGGGAGACAGCCACATGACGCTTTCAATTGGATCCGACACCTATTTTACCCGGATAATAGATGAAAGATTTCCAGACTATGAAAGCGTCATTCCAAAAGAAAACGATAAAACCGTTACCGCAAACAGAGAAAGCTTATTGTCCGGAGTTAAGCGGGTATCTATTTTTTCAAACAGATCAACGCACCAAATAGCGCTCAACATACAAGAAGGAAAAGCTCTTCTTACAACCGAAGACCCGGAGAGAGCGTCCAAAGCAAAAGAAGAGCTAGATGTGGAACTGTCAGGCGAAGCCGTTACCGTAGGATATAATGCAAATTATTTAAAAGATGTTTTGTCTCACATTGGAACAGAAGATATTAGAATTGAATTAAAATCATCTATAAGCGCCGGATTGTTTTTTCCCGAAACACAAGAAAAAGACTCTGAGCTGACCATGCTGCTAATGCCTATTAGGCTTAGCGATTAG